The DNA region ATATAACATTTTTTGAAGAAAGATTAAATGATAAGACTGTTAAATTAGCAGAAGGTTTTGATGTTGTATCTATATTTGTTCAAGATCAAGCCTCAGCTTATGTCATAGATCAACTTTATAACTATGGTATTCAATTAATTGCACTTCGCTGTGCTGGTTATAATAATGTTGATTTTAAAGCTGCTAAGGATAAGATTCATGTTGTTCACGTACCAGCTTATTCTCCACATGCCATTGCTGAATTCACGATTTCCATGATTCTAACCCTTAACAGAAAAATTCATAAAGCTTATAACCGGACGCGAGATCTCAATTTTTCTTTGAACGGTCTTCTAGGTTTTGATATGTATGGCAAAACAGTAGGACTTATTGGTACAGGCAAAATCGCAAAAGTCTTCATCCAGATCCTAAATGGGTTTGGCTGTAAAGTTCTGGCCTATGACCTCTATCCTGATAAAGCTTATGCCAAAGAAATGGGATATGATTATGTTTCATTAGATGAACTCTTTCGACAAAGTGATATTGTTTCACTTCATTGTCCTTTAACAAAAGATACGGAATATATCATTAATAAAGATAGTATTGCTAAAATGAAGGATAGTGTTATGATTGTCAATACTGGACGTGGTAAGCTGATCAACACGGTTGATCTCATTGATGCGCTTAAATCAAAGAAAATAAGTGGTGCGGCATTGGATGTTTACGAGGAAGAAGATAAATATTTCTATGAAGATTTTTCAGATAAAGGCGTTAAAGACGATGTGCTTTCAAGACTCATTACTTTCCCTAATGTTCTTATTACATCCCATCAAGCTTACTTTACTAAAGAAGCCTTAGGTAATATAGCTACAACAACAATGGACAGTATACAGCAATTAACTGATGGAAAAGAATTGGTTAATGAAATTGGTTATGTTTGTGATGAAAACGGATGTGTTATTAAACGCCTAAGTTAATTACCTTAGGCGTTTTACTCCCTCTT from Vallitalea okinawensis includes:
- a CDS encoding 2-hydroxyacid dehydrogenase; this encodes MKIAFFDTKPYDREIFDELNEIYHYDITFFEERLNDKTVKLAEGFDVVSIFVQDQASAYVIDQLYNYGIQLIALRCAGYNNVDFKAAKDKIHVVHVPAYSPHAIAEFTISMILTLNRKIHKAYNRTRDLNFSLNGLLGFDMYGKTVGLIGTGKIAKVFIQILNGFGCKVLAYDLYPDKAYAKEMGYDYVSLDELFRQSDIVSLHCPLTKDTEYIINKDSIAKMKDSVMIVNTGRGKLINTVDLIDALKSKKISGAALDVYEEEDKYFYEDFSDKGVKDDVLSRLITFPNVLITSHQAYFTKEALGNIATTTMDSIQQLTDGKELVNEIGYVCDENGCVIKRLS